Proteins found in one Sorghum bicolor cultivar BTx623 chromosome 1, Sorghum_bicolor_NCBIv3, whole genome shotgun sequence genomic segment:
- the LOC8066148 gene encoding thaumatin-like protein — MADHHHSAWTTSGAPRHPLLSCALMALVSFVAAGAGAGPMVLAADAIVFHVANKCPFPVWPASAPNTGHPVLAGGGFYVPPGKSRRVDAPATWNGRFWARTGCNFTANGGVGATGCLTGDCEGRLACNGSVGAPPATLVEVSLHAKGSSYDVSLVDGYNLPVAVSATGTGADPNKCAIAGCAKNVNAVCPPELQVTATGGGGGGGKTVVACKSACLAFGLDAFCCRGAYATPATCRGTVYSRLFKDACPAYYSYAYDTTAATASGCYAQEYVITFCPSRWGDEPGDGAAAAAAAQI; from the coding sequence ATGGCGGACCATCACCACTCGGCGTGGACGACCTCCGGTGCTCCTCGTCATCCGCTCCTCTCCTGTGCGCTCATGGCTCTTGTTAGTTTCGTggctgcaggagcaggagcaggacccATGGTGCTCGCCGCCGACGCCATCGTCTTCCACGTGGCGAACAAATGCCCGTTCCCTGTGTGGCCGGCGTCCGCCCCCAACACCGGCCACCCGgtgctcgccggcggcggcttCTACGTCCCGCCGGGCAAGTCGAGGCGCGTCGACGCTCCAGCCACCTGGAACGGCCGCTTCTGGGCACGCACTGGGTGCAACTTCACCGCGAACGGCGGCGTGGGCGCCACCGGCTGCCTCACCGGCGACTGCGAGGGCCGGCTCGCCTGCAACGGGTCCGTGGGCGCCCCGCCGGCCACGCTCGTCGAGGTGAGCCTGCACGCCAAGGGGAGCTCCTACGACGTGAGCCTGGTGGACGGGTACAACCTCCCCGTGGCCGTCTCCGCCACCGGCACGGGCGCCGACCCGAACAAGTGCGCCATCGCCGGCTGCGCCAAGAACGTGAACGCGGTGTGCCCGCCGGAGCTGCAGGTGACCGctacaggcggcggcggcggcggtggcaagACGGTGGTGGCGTGCAAGAGCGCGTGCCTGGCGTTCGGGCTCGACGCCTTCTGCTGCCGCGGCGCGTACGCGACGCCGGCGACTTGCCGAGGCACCGTGTACTCGCGCCTCTTCAAGGACGCCTGCCCGGCGTACTACAGCTACGCGTACGACACCACCGCCGCCACGGCCAGCGGGTGCTACGCGCAGGAGTACGTCATCACCTTCTGCCCCTCCAGATGGGGCGACGAGCCCGGCgatggtgctgctgctgctgctgctgctcagaTTTGA